The DNA sequence GCTACACTAACTCCCACTCAGGAAGTTTTGGAATATTCTGCATCATCATGACTCTTGAGGAAGTTCTGATCCAGAAGCCCGTTGAACGTGCCCAGTGCACCGGCAAAGCGCTGGAGGAAGTTTTGCTCTCCGCTAAAGACAACAACTGCCTGACTGTCGGTGTCTATGAGTCTGCTAAAGTTATGAATGTGTAAGTATGAGTTTCTTGAAATGCATATGTAAACTTAACTTCTATCTATGTTTGCTTATTTTGAAGTCATCTTGCATGTACTTATGGTTCTTCTATGTTTTCTTTGCAGTGACCCAGAcaatgtgtgtttctgtgtcctgGCAACCGATGAGGAGTGGGAGTGTGACATTGCTCTCCAGATCCACTTCACCCTCATCCAGTCTTACTGTTTTGACAATGACATCAGCATTGTCAGGGTGAACAACATGCAGCAACTGGCTGAAATTGTTCGTGACAAGACTGGCCAGCTTGAAGATGCCCACTGCTGTCTTATCATGGTGTGTACTATTTCAACCCAAGCTGACTTTATTAAAACATGCAATAATATATCATGGTTTTAACTGTTCATTGTGTCCATGTGACTAATATTTCTTTCCCCTCTTGTTTGTCAACAGAACTCAGCTGATGGTTCTTGGGAGGACCCTGCTTTGGAGAAGCTGCACCTGTTCTGTGAGGAGAGCCGCAGTCTGAACGACTGGGTTCCAGAGATCACCCTCCCGAAACGCTGATTTGGGACATTACTCTTCTCTCTTGAGATGCTGTAAACCTTCAACCTATAAGGAAATACTCATCCTTTTACAGGATGACACTGTTTCTCATCCCTGGATACTCCTGAGGAGGATTCTGATCCAGGCATCGCGTGGCCGGCCCGAATGGGCCCCCGTGATTTCGTCGTCTCTTGTCCCGTCCATGCCAAGATGACTTCCATTCTTTATGTGAATGAGGTCAGGTATGCCACAAGAGCGACAAAACGGCCCTCATTCTTTGTGTGGATGAGGtttggagagaaaggaggagcgAGTTCTGCATCCTGTGTTCCACAGAGTGAACGTCGCACGTTGAAGCACGCGCAGTAGGAGAAGAAGCGGTGCCAAGAAGAAGCATTCTTAAAAACTGACTTTTTAAAAATGTCTTCTTGCTGAGCGGCAATAACAACCGTTACATTCAGCGAAATGTTTCCCACTTTCCAGAATTGTCTTAATTCTCTAAAGGTTTAACTTTAGAAATGTAATAATGACAAAAAAATGAAcataaaaaatataataaatattaCACTTATAATGCTCTAAAGGTTTCACTTTAGAATGTTTTGCCTAActtttcaaaaatatatttttttacttatgTTATCTATTTTTATACATGTTTATGCTTGATAAGATTTCATTGTTAAACATTAAAAAGGGAAAAATGAATAATTATTTAAATGTTTATAAACTAATACCCTAATAAATTGAATGAATATCGTATTTGTCGTCATGTGTTTTCACTCTCCTTATTAAGTTTGGAGAGTAGCCTATGCCTACTAAAATGGGGAGGTAATTGggttgacaaaaaaaatgtgctcAGCAGGCGCTTAA is a window from the Oncorhynchus keta strain PuntledgeMale-10-30-2019 chromosome 6, Oket_V2, whole genome shotgun sequence genome containing:
- the LOC118385340 gene encoding growth arrest and DNA damage-inducible protein GADD45 gamma-like is translated as MTLEEVLIQKPVERAQCTGKALEEVLLSAKDNNCLTVGVYESAKVMNVDPDNVCFCVLATDEEWECDIALQIHFTLIQSYCFDNDISIVRVNNMQQLAEIVRDKTGQLEDAHCCLIMNSADGSWEDPALEKLHLFCEESRSLNDWVPEITLPKR